In Camelina sativa cultivar DH55 unplaced genomic scaffold, Cs unpScaffold05581, whole genome shotgun sequence, one genomic interval encodes:
- the LOC109131812 gene encoding uncharacterized protein LOC109131812, whose amino-acid sequence MVYIQRNGSQTAISHHPIPGDTSLPSPHIYQPNLPKTRANSIDSPQTLSPSMYLSEKAEDRSMLTDHLPQKLVCLSDKPSIPSQPHHELAL is encoded by the coding sequence ATGGTTTACATCCAACGAAATGGGTCACAAACGGCCATCTCTCATCACCCAATCCCGGGTGATACTTCTCTACCATCTCCTCATATCTATCAACCAAACCTTCCCAAAACCCGTGCAAATAGTATTGATTCTCCACAAACACTTTCTCCATCCATGTATCTTTCTGAGAAAGCAGAAGATAGATCAATGCTGACTGATCATCTGCCTCAAAAGCTGGTCTGCCTTTCAGATAAGCCGTCAATACCTTCCCAGCCTCATCACGAATTGGCCCTTTAG